From the genome of Saccharomyces kudriavzevii IFO 1802 strain IFO1802 genome assembly, chromosome: 16:
ATTCAAGAACTCAAGGGTTTTTGGCATTATTTACGGGTGATACTGGTGAAATTAGGTCGGAAGTAAGAGACCAAATAAACACAAAAGTGGCAGaatggaaagaagaaggcaaAGCAGAAATCGTTCCAGGTGTGTTATTCATCGATGAGGTTCACATGCTAGACATTGAATGTTTTTCGTTCATAAATAGAGCTTTGGAAGATGAATTTGCGCCCATTGTCATGATGGCAACAAACCGAGGTGTTTCCAAAACTAGAGGGACCAATTACAAATCTCCGCACGGGTTGCCTCTCGACCTTTTGGACAGGTCAATCATCATTACAACCAGTAGTTATAACGAACAAGAAATCAAGACTATTTTATCCATAAGGGCCCGCgaggaagaagttgaattATCATCGGATGCCTTGGACCTATTGACAAAGACTGGTGTTGAAACTAGTTTGCGTTACAGCAGTAATTTGATTTCCGTTGCTCAGCAAATTGccatgaaaagaaaaagcaatgtTGTTGAAGTGGAGGATGTTAAAAGAGCGtatttgttatttttggaCAGTGCCAGATCCGTTAAGTATGTTCAGGAAAACGAGTCACAATACATTGATGACCAGGGCAACGTTCAAATATCTAATGCTAAGTTAGGAGATCCTGATGCGATGGATACTACCGAATAGGCATTTTGTACTTTTaatggaaaataatattatatatatgaatttATATGCGTGATTGTCGGTAATAAAAGAAcgaaaaagtgaaaaaaaaaaaaaaaaatagtggCACATTTGCACATTAGAATCCATTTGATATGccattcttttgaacaattATCGATTGtcaaatatacatatatgtatatacatataacaatattataatatatatCTTATTCTAtacatataaaaaaagagggaTGGTGCGTATatgagaaattttttttattttttgttactACTATTCTTCCTTCGAATTATCAGCTCATTCAGAGCCTCTGGtgttcaaaatcaaagctACAATCATACCGTATAATCCCAGAACTTCagagaaaataagaatCAGAACGATACCGACGAAAAGCCTTGGTTGGTGCATGTATTTTCTAACACCCACATCACCGACCATTCCGATGGCGTAGCCACTACTTAAGCAGGCAAACCCTACACAGAGCCCACAACTTAAGTGCATGAACCCATTGAAGAGAGTGTAGTCTTCGGTGGGAGATAAATTACCTGCAATCAAAACGGCCACAACAAGCCCGTAAATGGCTAGGATACCACTCATGACCACAGGAATCAAAGACTTCATGATCAATTCTGGCTTGAACGTACCGATACCGGAAATACCAATACCTGACTTGGCTGTACCAATGGCAGCACCCAAACAGGAAAGCACCATGGCAGCTGTACAACCTGCAAACCCGAAAAAGGGAGCATACAATGGAGCGTATATGTTAGTTGCGAGTTGCGTTGACATGTTTACAGAGAATAATAGAATGGACCCTTTCCTCCTCCGACTCTTGCTTTACTTTATTTATCTATTTTCTTGCAagtaaagaagaaaaatatcaggTTATCGATATTCCTTTTTAAACTAATCACTCTTTAACTAAGGAATATTTCTTAACAAAAAGATGCGTACCGGGTAAAGTTTGCATCATCCTaatgctgctgctgctttTTGACTAGGAGGATACAAcctaaaagaaaaaagaaagagataGAGTCTAGTAAGCAATACGGTTCAGTAGAGCAGTTTTTTCATAGCTGTACATTTTTACTCATAAAGGGGCATTCGTTCATCTGcgtttttttatttctgctggaaaagaagatcaCTCGTGTCATTGCAAGTCAAGACAGAAGTCTCATTGAGCCGAACGCGCTGAATCAGCAGATGAGCAATTGTACATGcatatatacgtatataATTGAACAATCGGGTCGATAGCCTTTATATGGTTTGATTAATAcgattttcttgttatcaGCCAACTGGGTATTCTTGGTACATagtgcaaaaaaaaacagagCGATGGTACGATTTGCCGCGATTCCTTGGGCGTGCGAAAATGcaagaaaataaacaaactAACATGATATGCAGGCTGAACGGTTAGAGGAACTTTATTCATGTTTATTCTCGGCCTTGAGCCTTACCTTAGCCATAACAACACCTCTCGAAGTATAATTACCGCACGAGAAGATGTCGCAAGGCCAGTCCAAAAAACTGGACGTAACTGTTGAGCAACTTCGAAGCATATATCACCAGTTCCATGATATCCTAGAAGAGAAAACCGACTTGCATCTGCCAAAGAAGGACCACGACGACGATGCTGTTAGAAGAGAGGTTCAGATACAGTTACAAGAGTTTTTGTTGAGTGCCATGACGATGGCTTCAAAATCGTTAGAAGTCGTCAACGCCGACACACAGGGCAAGACGGTGAAACAGCTGATCATGGAGTCGCAGGAGAAGTACATGGAGCCCTTCAATCTGGACCTGAATGAGCAAGTCAGGAAGATGTATCAAGAATGGGAGGACGAAACGGTCAAAGTAGCCCAATTAAGACAGACAGGGCCTGCCAAGATCAACGAGGTGTACACTAACTCAAAAGATGAATATCTGACGCAGCTAGATGGAAGAATCGGCGTACTTCAAGCCAGAATGACAGAGCAACAAGCCGCTGACCACTTCGATGCAGAGGAGAAAGATGATCAGGCTACCCCGGCAAATTGGGAAAATATCAGGGACGATTATGTGGCCTCGTTGAATGAGCTGTATCGAACACAGCAGGCTCTGCCCCAGGTAAGATACAGCGTGGAGAAAGTCAAGCATCTAATGGACTATCTTGAGAAGGATTAAGTTTATGAGGAATTCGTTTGACGTGACTAATATGCTTTTAGTggtatcatttttttaaatcTTTGTACGAAGAGCTGGGAATAGGAAAAAGTACAGCCAGCCTTTTTCCACACGTTAACGACAAAGACGGAAAACGATATGCAGCTGTGCGCATGAGAGAATCGACTTTTTACCCGTTAAAGAGAGGAAAATTAGTGTCTGTGAAAACGCgaatacaaaaaaagaaaggtaGCAGGATCTTCCCCCATTCTCGTAAAACGTCAAGAGCAAAGTCAGCTTAGATCGTCTAATTTTCCAAAGGAACAGACTAGTAGTTTTTACCACCGTTCACATAATAAATCTCCTTTTCGGAAGAACGTGTTTACATCTGAGAGAGAACCCTTTTGCAATCAAAAAGGGCAACCAAAAATAGAAACAGAGGAAAAATGAGTTATAACAATCCGTACCAGTTGGAGACCCCTTTTGAGGAGTCGTACGAGTTGGACGAGGGCTCCAGTGCCGTCGGTGCCGATGGACATGATTTTGTGGGCTTTATGAACAAGATCAGTCAAATCAATCGCGATCTTGATAAGTACGACCATACCATCAACCAGATCGATTCGCTACACAAGAGGCTATTGACTGAAGTTAATGAAGAGCAAGCAGACCATTTGAGGCACTCCTTGGACAACTTCGTGGCGCAGGCTGCGGATTTCCAGTTCAGACTGAAGAACGAGATCAAAAGTGCCCAAAGGGATGGGCTGCACGACACAAATAAACAAGCCCAGGCAGAAAACTCAAGGCAAAGATTCCTGAAGCTGATCCAGGACTATAGAATCGTGGATTCCAACTACAAGGAAGAGAACAAAGAGCAAGCCAAAAGGCAGTATATGATCATCCAGCCAGAGGCCAGCGAAGATGAAGTCGAAGCTGCCATAAGCGATGTGGGGGGACAACAAATCTTCTCACAGGCCTTGTTGAATGCAAACAGACGCGGGGAAGCCAAGACCGCCCTTGCGGAAGTCCAGGCAAGACACCAAGAGTTATTGAAGCTGGAAAAATCCATGGCTGAATTGACTCAATTATTCAATGATATGGAAGAACTGGTGATAGAACAACAGGAAAACGTTGACGTTATTGACAAGAACGTCGATGACGCTCAATTGGACGTAGAACAAGGTGTCGGCCACACAGACAAGGCCGTCAAAAGTGCcagaaaagcaagaaagaacaagatcAGATGCTGGTTGATTGTGTTTGCCATCATCGCTGTCGTTgtcattgttgttgtggtGCCAATCGTCAAAACACGTTAATTCTAActatttcctcttttcctCTGTGTTTTTATTCAATCCCGAACTCCTCCTTTTGTACATCTATGTCAATCCTAATTAGTCTATATTTAGTCTATCCTTTACTTTACTATATTTGAAACTCTTTTTTCGCCCTCCTGGCCAAATAACATAATTCGCTGCTCATTCAACAGCTTTCCAATATAGTTGGGCAGGCAATGTTAGAGATGGTCTACACCTTATAAATAAGTGTATATAGGACATTACCCGAGTAACGGGGTCCGCACTTGGCAAAACCCAaccgtttttttttttattttcccGTTTTTCACATGCCACCTTATTCGCCTCGTAACGTTACGACCGAAATCTCACTAAGGCACGGTTTGTTGGGTAGTCTGTAGCTGTTGGGAAACAAGTTGCCTCTAAACGGTTGTGCATCATATATAACTCGTTGTACTCAAGGTATACATTTTCTTACTCTTCTTGAATATCCACTAAACGACTTTCGAAGGTAACAAAATCACCGATTAAAACTAAATAATTATGAAACCGGAAGTTGAGCAAGAATTAGCTCATATTTTGCTAACTGAATTGTTGGCTTATCAATTCGCCTCTCCTGTGAGATGGATCGAAACTCAAGACGTCttcttgaaagatttcaaCACCGAAAGAGTCGTTGAAATTGGTCCTTCGCCAACTTTGGCCGGGATGGCTCAAAGaactttgaagaataaataCGAATCTTACGATGCTGCTTTATCTTTGCAAAGACAAATCTTGTGTTACTCTAAGGATTCCAGAGAGATCTACTACACCCCAGATCCATCCGAATTAgctgaaaaggaagaaccTGCCAAGGAAGAAGCCTCGGTTTCCACCCCTGCTGCTAGTGCTCCTGCCCCCGCTGCTGTTGCAGCTCCTGTTGCAGCTCCAGCTGCAGCGGTCGCTGAAATCGCCGATGAACCCGTCAAGGCCTCTTTATTATTGCACGTTTTGGTTGCCCATAAGTTGAAGAAGCCACTGGATTCCATTCCAATGTCCAAGACCATCAAAGAATTGGTTGGTGGTAAATCAACTGTCcaaaatgaaatcttgGGTGACCTGGGTAAGGAATTCGGTACTACTCCAGAAAAACCGGAAGAAACTCCTTTAGAAGAATTGGCAGAAACCTTCCAGGATACCTTTTCCGGTGCTCTGGGTAAGCAATCTTCTTCCCTGTTGTCAAGATTAATATCTTCTAAGATGCCTGGTGGTTTTACAATCACCGTGGCCAGAAAGTACTTACAAACCCGCTGGGGTTTGCCATCTGGAAGACAGGATGGTGTTCTTTTGGTAGCTTTGTCTAACGAGCCCGCTGCTCGTTTAGGCTCTGAAGCTGAAGCTAAGGCTTTCCTGGACTCCACGGCTCAAAAATACGCCTCCATTGTTGGTGTTGATTTGTCATCTACAGCCAGTGCTGCTGCCGCTGGCCCAGGTGCCGCTACCGGTGGTGCCATGATCGATGCTGGCGCTTTGGAAGAGATAACAAAGGACCACAAGGTTTTGGCTCGTCAACAACTACAAG
Proteins encoded in this window:
- the SSO1 gene encoding syntaxin (similar to Saccharomyces cerevisiae SSO2 (YMR183C) and SSO1 (YPL232W); ancestral locus Anc_6.258), translating into MSYNNPYQLETPFEESYELDEGSSAVGADGHDFVGFMNKISQINRDLDKYDHTINQIDSLHKRLLTEVNEEQADHLRHSLDNFVAQAADFQFRLKNEIKSAQRDGLHDTNKQAQAENSRQRFLKLIQDYRIVDSNYKEENKEQAKRQYMIIQPEASEDEVEAAISDVGGQQIFSQALLNANRRGEAKTALAEVQARHQELLKLEKSMAELTQLFNDMEELVIEQQENVDVIDKNVDDAQLDVEQGVGHTDKAVKSARKARKNKIRCWLIVFAIIAVVVIVVVVPIVKTR
- the VMA11 gene encoding H(+)-transporting V0 sector ATPase subunit c' (similar to Saccharomyces cerevisiae VMA11 (YPL234C); ancestral locus Anc_6.260), which gives rise to MSTQLATNIYAPLYAPFFGFAGCTAAMVLSCLGAAIGTAKSGIGISGIGTFKPELIMKSLIPVVMSGILAIYGLVVAVLIAGNLSPTEDYTLFNGFMHLSCGLCVGFACLSSGYAIGMVGDVGVRKYMHQPRLFVGIVLILIFSEVLGLYGMIVALILNTRGSE
- the NSL1 gene encoding MIND complex subunit NSL1 (similar to Saccharomyces cerevisiae NSL1 (YPL233W); ancestral locus Anc_6.259) codes for the protein MSQGQSKKLDVTVEQLRSIYHQFHDILEEKTDLHLPKKDHDDDAVRREVQIQLQEFLLSAMTMASKSLEVVNADTQGKTVKQLIMESQEKYMEPFNLDLNEQVRKMYQEWEDETVKVAQLRQTGPAKINEVYTNSKDEYLTQLDGRIGVLQARMTEQQAADHFDAEEKDDQATPANWENIRDDYVASLNELYRTQQALPQVRYSVEKVKHLMDYLEKD